Proteins from a genomic interval of Heteronotia binoei isolate CCM8104 ecotype False Entrance Well chromosome 5, APGP_CSIRO_Hbin_v1, whole genome shotgun sequence:
- the LOC132572353 gene encoding zinc finger protein 436-like, with amino-acid sequence MEDEWLVVDPNQKPIYRETHQEPCESLVALRSSSSESNEIFLVEDDEEPCIPEPGRRENPRRANMGEGLGSEEEEESEEEDVQQRDGPKVVQLDASMVSGECKSLRWRVVQQVGSGGKVLAGEGPPIMVLQKGYECEDCGKVFSCSSHYSKHRRTHTGERPFRCGECGKSFNVSSNLYRHQRAHANANAAPVTPTASLMPSRGLPYQCADCGQCFRRNTELVTHQRLHTGRLPFQCSDCGKSFSWSSHFARHLRIHTGEKPYPCNECGKRFSRSSHLYRHQRTHGTNAAANVTRAYICTYCGRSFSTTLHFDQHQRTHRGRKPYKCTLCGKAFADGLALVKHQRLHLMGGDQHHQCSECGQSFGGRSQLARHRRLHGTADKPYGCGECGQSFGARTQLAQHRRLHISADKPYHCGECGLSFTWSSHWERHRRIHTGERPYSCGDCGKRFGRTSHLYRHQRTHAGGQPHVCPDCGKSFNSTLHFQRHQHAHHLDSDGAQLSAHTCRDCGKPCTDASALLKHQCMHTDDRPYPCPQCGRRFRGTAYLYRHLRSHAHQVEETMLIPTSRKCEDIVPC; translated from the exons ATGGAGGATGAGTGGCTAGTTGTTGATCCTAACCAGAAGCCTATCTACAGGGAAACTCACCAAGAGCCTTGTGAAAGTCTGGTGGCACTCA GATCTTCAAGTTCTGAATCCAATGAGATTTTCCTTGTGGAAGATGATGAAGAACCTTGCATCCCAGAGCCCGGAAGAAGGGAGAACCCAAGAAGAGCCAATATGG GTGAAGGACTGGgtagcgaggaggaggaggagagcgagGAGGAAGATGTTCAACAGCGGGACGGTCCTAAGGTGGTACAGCTGGATGCCAGCATGGTTTCTGGGGAATGTAAGAGCCTTCGCTGGAGGGTGGTGCAGCAGGTTGGCAGCGGTGGCAAGGTACTGGCAGGAGAGGGGCCGCCCATCATGGTTCTGCAGAAAGGATACGAGTGCGAGGACTGCGGGAAGGTGTTCAGTTGCAGCTCGCACTACAGCAAGCACCGGCGCACACACACGGGGGAGCGCCCCTTCCGTTGCGGAGAGTGCGGCAAGAGCTTCAATGTCAGCTCCAACCTGTACAGGCACCAGAGGGCCCACGCCAATGCTAACGCTGCCCCAGTCACTCCCACAGCCTCCCTGATGCCCTCCCGTGGCCTGCCTTACCAGTGTGCTGACTGTGGCCAGTGCTTCCGCCGCAACACAGAGCTGGTAACGCACCAGCGGCTTCACACCGGTCGCCTGCCTTTCCAATGCAGCGACTGTGGCAAGAGCTTTTCGTGGAGTTCACACTTTGCCCGGCATCTGCggatccacactggggagaagcccTACCCGTGCAACGAGTGCGGCAAGCGCTTCAGCCGCAGCTCCCATCTCTACCGGCACCAGCGCACCCATGGCACCAATGCTGCTGCTAACGTCACCCGTGCCTACATCTGCACTTACTGCGGGCGCAGTTTCAGCACCACACTGCACTTCGACCAGCACCAGCGGACCCACCGTGGCCGCAAACCCTACAAGTGCACCCTCTGTGGCAAGGCTTTTGCTGATGGTTTAGCCTTGGTGAAACACCAACGTTTGCACTTAATGGGTGGAGATCAACACCACCAGTGTTCAGAGTGTGGGCAAAGCTTTGGAGGGCGGTCGCAGCTGGCTCGCCACCGTCGGCTCCATGGCACTGCTGACAAGCCCTACGGGTGTGGCGAGTGCGGGCAAAGCTTTGGTGCTCGAACCCAGTTGGCCCAGCACCGACGCCTGCACATTTCTGCTGACAAGCCATATCACTGTGGAGAGTGTGGGCTGAGCTTCACATGGAGCTCACATTGGGAACGGCATCGGCGCATTCATACTGGGGAAAGACCGTATTCTTGTGGGGACTGTGGAAAGCGCTTTGGGCGCACCTCTCACCTCTACAGGCACCAGCGCACCCATGCTGGCGGCCAGCCTCATGTCTGTCCGGACTGCGGTAAGAGCTTCAACAGCACCTTGCACTTCCAGCGTCACCAGCACGCCCACCACCTCGACTCAGATGGTGCTCAACTCTCTGCCCACACTTGCAGGGActgtggcaagccctgcactgaTGCATCAGCCCTGCTTAAGCACCAGTGCATGCATACAGATGACAGGCCATATCCTTGCCCCCAATGTGGGCGCCGCTTTCGTGGCACTGCGTATCTCTACAGGCACTTACGCAGCCATGCTCACCAGGTGGAAGAGACTATGCTCATACCAACGTCTAGAAAGTGTGAGGatattgtaccatgctaa
- the LOC132572351 gene encoding zinc finger protein ZFP2-like, with protein MQENYENVISLAEEIAISWPRITAFAESHRRRGLMSDTEPEQGPVEQAPMQDPVVAGPSEGGINADLRRQLGLILQTAGRSQVEKMLRELVKEQSQDGKRRPRKKVLRSPKNEVADENEEELQAEEDSSAKVEPPGTQLGTSDGQGEGNTNDSQGHLSSEEHQLLQVPTVHQRERKTSRKLKDQPAAPAAAERPGVCIECGKKNLGGSGRGHSEPTPDRPHQCAECGRCFRQRSILAKHQKIHTGEKPYPCTACGKRFNRSSNLAQHQRVHTGERPFPCAACGKAFTQKSDLERHQRVHTGERPYSCQDCGKRFSVSSHLDRHRRTHQHNPQEEPPAAAPAPSAHCCPDCGKCFGQRSALSKHRKTHSGERPFPCSACGKRFSRSSNLAQHQRIHTGERPFPCSDCGKRFIQRSDLERHQRVHTGERPYTCAQCGRGFSVSSHLDRHQRVHQAQAAAAAAHRCPEHVKGFLLSTGGKQLLKHQLYSSKGRLTRSGHCLDCGKSLGKVPLQLPAPPVEKPFKCQDCGKAFAQRSALVKHQRIHTGEKPFSCMDCGKAFIQKSDLTIHQRMHTGEKPYRCDTCGKCFSVSSNLLTHQRTHLGEKPYACGDCGKAFIQRSELTIHQRTHTGEKPYKCSICGKCFSRSSHLNRHQRTHSNDKASAGTGLAPASLLTVGTPKPVASLSASSFSASYPSPNPLPTLPSFPSSPSSLPIPSLDLPWSLAFPSRGFSHPSFASPAPGSAQTSSLIN; from the exons ATGCAAGAGAACTATGAGAATGTGATCTCATTGG CGGAGGAGATTGCAATCAGCTGGCCCAGGATAACTGCTTTTGCTGAGTCCCACAGAAGGAGAGGTCTGATGTCTG ACACGGAGCCTGAACAAGGCCCAGTGGAACAGGCCCCCATGCAGGACCCAGTTGTGGCGGGTCCAAGTGAAGGTGGAATAAACGCTGATCTGCGGCGGCAGCTGGGCCTCATCCTGCAGACTGCTGGCAGGAGCCAGGTGGAGAAGATGCTGCGGGAGCTGGTGAAAGAACAGAGCCAGGATGGGAAGCGCAGACCTCGGAAGAAGGTGCTCAGGAGCCCCAAAAACGAAG TTGCTGACGAGAACGAAGAAGAGCTACAGGCAGAAGAGGACAGCTCAGCGAAGGTGGAGCCACCAGGTACCCAACTAGGGACATCTGATGGCCAGGGTGAGGGTAACACCAATGACAGCCAAGGCCACCTCAGCTCAGAAGAACACCAGCTGCTACAGGTGCCGACTGTACATCAGAGGGAGAGGAAGACATCCAGAAAGCTAAAAGACCAGCCTGCAGCTCCAGCTGCAGCAGAAAGACCAGGGGTCTGCATAGAGTGTGGGAAGAAGAACTTGGGTGGTAGTGGGCGAGGCCACAGTGAACCCACACCGGACAGACCGCATCAGTGTGCCGAGTGTGGACGTTGCTTCCGGCAGCGCTCCATCTTGGCTAAACACCAAAAGATCCACACAGGCGAGAAACCCTATCCGTGCACGGCCTGTGGCAAACGGTTCAACCGTAGCTCCAACCTGGCACAACACCAGCGTGTGCACACAGGGGAGCGCCCCTTCCCCTGTGCTGCCTGCGGCAAGGCCTTCACCCAAAAATCAGACCTGGAGCGGCATCAGCGCGTGCACACAGGGGAACGGCCATACTCCTGCCAAGACTGTGGCAAGCGCTTCTCTGTCAGCTCCCACCTTGACCGGCACAGACGCACGCACCAACACAATCCCCAAGAAGAaccccctgctgctgccccagcCCCATCTGCTCACTGCTGCCCCGACTGTGGGAAGTGTTTTGGCCAGCGCTCGGCACTCTCCAAGCACCGTAAGACTCATTCCGGTGAGCGCCCTTTCCCATGCAGTGCCTGTGGCAAGCGTTTCAGTCGCAGCTCCAACTTGGCACAGCACCAGCGTATTCACACTGGCGAGCGCCCATTCCCCTGTAGCGACTGTGGCAAACGGTTCATCCAGCGCTCTGACCTGGAACGCCACCAGCGTGTGCACACTGGTGAGCGCCCCTACACCTGCGCTCAGTGCGGCCGGGGCTTCTCAGTGAGTTCTCATCTTGACCGGCACCAGAGAGTCCACCAAGCCCAGGCTGCTGCAGCTGCCGCACACCGCTGCCCCGAGCATGTGAAGGGCTTCCTCCTCAGCACTGGGGGCAAACAGCTTCTCAAACACCAGCTGTACAGCAGCAAGGGGCGCCTCACGCGCAGCGGCCACTGCTTGGACTGCGGCAAGAGCCTGGGCAAAGTCCCGCTGCAGTTGCCGGCGCCCCCTGTTGAGAAGCCTTTCAAGTGCCAGGACTGTGGGAAAGCTTTTGCCCAGCGGTCGGCCTTGGTTAAGCACCAGCgcatccacacaggggagaagccgttCTCCTGCATGGACTGTGGCAAGGCGTTCATTCAGAAATCAGACTTGACCATCCACCAGCGCATGCACACCGGCGAGAAGCCGTACCGCTGTGACACCTGCGGCAAGTGCTTCAGTGTCAGCTCCAACTTGCTGACTCACCAGCGCACCCACTTGGGCGAGAAGCCCTACGCGTGCGGGGACTGCGGCAAGGCCTTCATCCAGCGCTCAGAGCTCACCATCCACCAGCGCACCCACACCGGGGAGAAGCCCTACAAGTGCAGCATCTGCGGTAAATGCTTCAGCCGCAGCTCCCACCTCAACCGCCACCAGCGCACCCATAGCAACGACAAGGCCTCTGCCGGCACTGGCCTGGCCCCTGCTTCGCTGCTGACTGTCGGCACCCCCAAACCTGTCGCTTCTCTTTCCGCTTCATCCTTCTCTGCTTCCTACCCCTCACCCAACCCTCTTCCaaccttgccttccttcccctcctctccatcatccctccccatcccttcctTGGACCTGCCCTGGTCTCTCGCCTTTCCATCCCGGGGCTTTTCTCATCCATCTTTCGCTTCTCCTGCTCCAGGCAGTGCTCAGACTTCATCCCTAATAAACTAG